From a region of the Leishmania major strain Friedlin complete genome, chromosome 32 genome:
- a CDS encoding vacuolar sorting-like protein — translation MVLVLVVGDTWVPQRASGVPEVFCKMFSPGRIHKLLITGGVGSKEMYDYLRTIAPEVHCVTSSVDRQWADHMPESVVLTVEGLKLGLIHGHQVPVGDKDSLAAVQRELDVDVLVSGSTHQSKYFEFDSHLFVNPGSLSGADTEYDVNVVPSFMLLDIQDKSVVTFIYQFHPEDETGGGGTATEDLAAAGMVPGLRIKKKEWAKE, via the coding sequence ATGGTTCTCGTGCTCGTCGTGGGTGACACgtgggtgccgcagcgggcCAGTGGCGTCCCGGAGGTGTTTTGCAAGATGTTCTCGCCTGGCCGCATTCACAAGTTGTTGATCACGggtggcgtcggcagcaAGGAAATGTACGACTACTTGCGCACAATTGCCCCAGAGGTGCACTGTGTGACGAGCAGCGTCGACCGGCAATGGGCAGATCACATGCCCGAGAGCGTCGTACTGACGGTTGAAGGCCTCAAGCTCGGGCTCATTCATGGCCACCAAGTACCAGTGGGAGACAAGGACTCGCTCGCGGCCGTGCAGCGGGAGCTGGATGTGGACGTGCTGGTGTCAGGCTCTACACACCAGTCGAAGTACTTCGAGTTTGATTCCCACCTCTTTGTCAACCCAGGCTCTCTTAGCGGCGCGGACACAGAGTACGACGTGAACGTTGTGCCCTCCTTCATGCTGTTGGACATCCAAGACAAGTCGGTGGTCACCTTCATTTACCAGTTTCACCCGGAGGACGagaccggcggcggcggcaccgctacCGAGGACTTGGCAGCGGCTGGGATGGTGCCTGGCCTCAGGATCAAGAAGAAGGAATGGGCTAAGGAGTGA
- a CDS encoding putative dynein encodes MTEITYSYSRLAREFGRMPEFQANDSEIIADIAPNEVVKDTFTSQNPRESQVQNVPQLSEASTNTESVRIKNHAQFHGEGGWPHAVDPTEFEEKMKYCKKVEREEVYLQTCARLAEQCVECCVKQNTAMDIYGHYFPEALPDEEETMGPASLKVWAVLKDPSEEKRTAAALSWQNEGRRIAVAYSRLKFQSQTPTMSTNSHIWDIMNHNEPVETLVTPSPLCSIEYYSKDPHLIAGGSWNGVVQFWDTRQPNRPAARSLIEESHKDPVWALKWLQSKSGELLSVSTDGNVFVWDCRLPEKPMTIHSIAEDNLVLHPRSNDGGARGVLGGLCLDYDPQVGGPAKYMIGTEQGTILSCNRKGKTQHEKLLPNTFNGHHGPVYSVQRNPVFSKYFLTVGDWTARLWFEDFKFTPMFSTFYHKAYLTCGMWHTVRPGVFFTTRMDGYVDVWDLMLRQTTPSVSFQVSDYALHTIKPSQNGNYVATGGIDGNVSLIELSPSLCTLAPDEKNVIGTLLENESLRDKNLDRAMKERRAVERQRQRRTTHLSAITRTPTTEEAALDDVAAKYIEKVNAEKAEDIHTREETDALRLKALEDLEDGIDLYD; translated from the coding sequence ATGACGGAGATCACGTACAGCTACTCGCGGCTGGCCCGCGAATTTGGCCGCATGCCGGAGTTTCAGGCGAACGACAGCGAAATCATTGCCGACATTGCACCGAATGAGGTGGTCAAGGACACTTTCACATCGCAGAACCCCAGGGAGAGCCAGGTGCAGAATGTGCCGCAACTGTCCGAGGCGAGTACGAATACCGAATCGGTGCGCATCAAAAATCACGCACAATTTCACGGTGAGGGTGGCTGGCCGCACGCCGTTGACCCGACCGAGTTCGAGGAGAAGATGAAGTATTGCAAGAAAGTGGAGCGGGAGGAAGTCTACCTGCAGACGTGCGCGCGACTCGCCGAGCAGTGTGTCGAGTGCTGCGTGAAACAGAACACGGCAATGGACATATACGGCCACTACTTCCCCGAAGCTCTGCCTGATGAGGAGGAGACGATGGGGCCTGCGTCGCTGAAGGTCTGGGCGGTGCTGAAGGATCCATCCGAAGAGAaacgcacggcggcggctctctCGTGGCAGAACGAGGGCCGCCGGATTGCCGTGGCCTATTCACGACTCAAGTTCCAGAGCCAGACGCCGACGATGAGCACGAACTCGCACATTTGGGACATAATGAACCACAACGAACCTGTCGAGACGCTCgtcacgccgtcgccactgtGCAGCATCGAGTACTACTCAAAGGATCCTCACCTGATCGCGGGTGGGAGCTGGAACGGTGTCGTGCAGTTCTGGGACACCCGCCAGCCGAACCGACCGGCCGCCCGCTCCCTCATCGAGGAGAGCCACAAGGATCCGGTATGGGCCCTGAAGTGGCTGCAGAGCAAGTCTGGCGAGCTACTCTCCGTCTCCACGGACGGAAACGTCTTTGTGTGGGACTGCCGTCTGCCGGAGAAGCCGATGACAATCCATTCCATTGCCGAGGACAACTTAGTGCTGCATCCCCGCAgcaacgacggcggcgcccgaggcgtcctcggcggcctGTGCCTTGACTACGACCCGCAGGTGGGTGGACCAGCCAAGTACATGATCGGCACTGAGCAGGGTACGATCTTGTCCTGCAATCGCAAGGGCAAGACCCAGCACGAGAAGCTACTGCCGAACACCTTCAACGGTCACCACGGGCCGGTCTACAGCGTGCAGCGCAACCCCGTCTTCTCCAAGTACTTCCTCACCGTCGGCGATTGGACGGCGCGCTTGTGGTTCGAGGACTTCAAGTTCACGCCCATGTTTAGCACCTTCTACCACAAGGCATACTTGACCTGTGGTATGTGGCACACGGTGCGGCCCGGCGTCTTTTTCACGACTCGCATGGACGGGTACGTGGATGTGTGGGATTTGATGCTGCGCCAGACCACGCCCTCCGTGTCCTTCCAGGTGTCCGACTATGCCTTGCACACCATCAAGCCCTCGCAGAACGGCAACTACGTCGCCACTGGCGGCATCGACGGCAATGTGTCGCTGATAGAGCTGTCTCCGTCGCTGTGCACGCTGGCGCCCGATGAGAAGAATGTCATCGGCACTCTTTTGGAGAACGAAAGCCTGCGGGACAAGAATCTTGATCGCGCCATGAAGGAGAGGCGTGCAGTGGAGCGTCAGCGTCAGCGTCGCACCACGCACCTCTCCGCGATCACCCGAACGCCGACGACCGAGGAAGCCGCGCTGGACGACGTTGCCGCGAAATATATTGAGAAGGTGAACGCCGAGAAGGCCGAGGACATCCACACCCGCGAAGAAACTGATGCTCTGCGACTTAAGGCCCTGGAGGACCTGGAGGACGGCATAGATCTCTACGACTAG
- a CDS encoding putative small nuclear ribonucleoprotein, protein MPAHKTLPNLNHFMEKRIVVKIQGGRSISGVLRGVDEHMSIVLHDAMDETRNAAVSEEARLALGTTVIRGSAIVEIVSADV, encoded by the coding sequence ATGCCGGCGCACAAGACGCTTCCCAACCTCAACCACTTCATGGAGAAGCGGATTGTGGTGAAGATACAAGGCGGCCGCTCCATCTccggcgtgctgcgcggtgtCGACGAGCACATGAGCATCGTGCTACACGACGCCATGGATGAGACCCGCAACGCAGCTGTCAGCGAGGAGGCCAGGTTGGCTCTCGGCACCACCGTGATCcgtggcagcgccatcgtcgAGATCGTGAGCGCCGATGTTTGA